The sequence below is a genomic window from Ensifer adhaerens.
TCGATATGCGCCATCAGGCGATCCTCCCTACCACAAGGCTAGCCGCCCTGGCGCCGAACAAACGCATTGAGCATCACGAACAGAGCCGACGCTGCGGCACTCGCCGCCGCAAAATAGGCAACACCAACGGAAGAGCCGGTTTCGACAAAGGCGGACGCACCGGCGGGACCCAGGGCAGCGCCAAAGAGCTGCGCCGCCGGCACGACGAGCGCCGCACCGCGCGAGGAGTCGGCATCCACCGCCAGACGGATCTGGAACGGGACAACGAACAACCAGATGAAGCCGATCAACATGGCCATCGTCCAGAACACGAGCGCAGGCGGGTGCAGGGAAATGCCCATTGCAATGACCAGCGCCAGCAGACTGGCCACGGCAAGAACCGGGCGAAAAGCCAGACGCGCCTCGATGGCCGTTGACATCATGGCACCAAGGATCTGCGCCAGGAGGCTGACGGAAACCATCAGGCCAACGACGTCCGCCGAAATACCCGCCTCCGCGCCCAGCGGCTCGAGAAACGCCCACAGGGCGCCGAGGAACATGTAGAAACTGAAGATCGCCAGAAGCGCCGTCAGGGGAGCCAGCCGCCAGAGGCCGGAGGAGGCCTGATCGGCTGGCTTGGGAAGCGGCCCGTAGCATTCCGGCAGCAGACGCACCGCCACCAGACTGACGAGGGCCACCACCGCCATTGCCTCGAACCCACCGGCCGCGCCCCAGCGCGCGACGATCCAAAGCGCCATCGCCGCGGCAATGCAAGCCTGGGCGAGCGTCTGCAGCGACACGAAATAGCCGCCAATGCGCCCCGGATGGCGGGATCGTGCGATGAGTTCGACGGCAAAGGCAACCAGCCCGCCCTCCGCCAGTCCAGCCAGACCCCGGGTGATGATGATCGCGGTCGGCCCTGCGGTGAGCGCCGTGGCATGGTTGCAGGCGGCGGCCAGAACCAGAAGGATGGCAGCCTTGACGCGGACCGAGCCGCTGCCCAGCAAGAAGGCCGACAGGACCGAACCTATCCCGATCGCGAGGATCTCGACCGTGGCGGCGAGCGCCAGTTGATCGAAATTCACTTGGCCTTCGCTCAGCAATGCCCCGAGCAGAATGGGCTGCAGGCCAAGAACCAGCAGCCCGATCGAACCAATCCAGAGCGCTGTCCACATATTCGTCGGAGAAGGATTGCCGACCAACCACTCTGTGTTCATTTCTGGCCCCGTTTGCGCATTGCGTGTCAACAGCCTCAAGAAACTGATAGACTATCAGCTTTTCAAACATGATAGTGTCACGTGGCATTTGTCAATCCGGGGTAGTGCGTGAAACGAGCGACCAGAACACTGCGACGCCAACCGCGTCAGGACCGTAGCCGCGAACGCGTGGATCACATCCTGCAAGCGGCGCAGAAGATGATCGGCGATAAAGGGCTGGCTGCCGTGTCGATGGTGGACATCGCCTCCGCAAGCAGCATGCCGCTGGCGAGCGTCTACCATTACTTTCCCAACCGAACGGCGGTGATGGCGGAGCTCTACCGGCGCTTTTCGGATCGCTTTCAGATGCGGATCGAGGATATTCTTGCGTCTGTCCGATCAGCGGAGGATATCTTTCACGCGACGGATGCCATCGTCGATCGATACTTCGAAATCCTGAAGAATGAGCCTGCGATCCAGGATCTCCTCAACGCCGTTCAGGCTGACAAGGATATGCTCAACCTCGATATCGCCCAGACGCGCGTGCAGGCGGCGGCATTTTCGAAGGCTGCAAGGCATCTGGTTGCGGACCGCCACCGCGAGAATTTCGAGCGCTCGGTCTATCTGCTGTTCCAGCTTGCAGGCGGTGCCGTGCGACTGGCCCTCTTCCAGGGCGGTGTTGAAGGAGAGCGGATCGTGGCGGATTTCAAGCGGCTGATCCGCGGCCAGCTTGCCGAGTTCGACTTGAAATAGGAGATTAGACTTGACTGTAAAAATGGCCTGCGGATGCTGGAGAAAAGCAGATTCGCGGAATTTGCGCATGACGGGCAGTGTCGCTCGAAGCAGACGGAACCTGGCACAATGAGTCTGGAGCTTTCAGAGGACAATATCGAAGCCGAGTTGAACCGGGCGATCAACCGGACTGACTTCTTTCGTGTGTTCAGGATGCTTGCCGACCGCTACGGATTTCTGTCTTTTGCGGCGTTCGAACTGACTGGCATGAAGATCGATTCGCGCCTGGACAGGGCATGCCTTCTCGCCGATTTCCCACGCGGGCGGAGCAGCCTTGCCGCCATCTCCCCCGAAGACAGCCAGGCGCTTCTCGGTCAACTGGCCGCGCTTCGCCGCCCGGCAATCCTGGACGAACCACCGGCGGCCCTGAAGCCTTACATCACGGGCCGGAGAATCCTCATGCTCCCGATGACCGCCCATACCGGCGAGCGCCTCGTGCTCGTATTGGCTGACGACCTTGAAATGCGCTCAGAGGCAGATGTTGCGGGCGCAATCTTCGACTTTCTCAAGGCGCTGCAGAAGCTGGCGGTCGCGGAAGGGCTCGACGCGGATACGCCACGGTTTAGGAAGCGGGAACTCGAAGTGGTGGAATGGACCGCCGAGGGCAAGACATCGACCGAAATAGCGCTCATTATGGGGCTATCGGAATATACCGTGAACGAATATATTGGCGCGGCGATGCGGAAGCTTGATGCCGTGAACCGGATTCATCTCGTGACCAAGGCGATCAGGGTCGGGATCATTAGCTGATGGCAAACGGTGTGGACGGACAGCAGAAAAGCATCGACGTGCTTTTGATCGATGACGATCAGACCGAATTTGAAATCATCCAATACAAGCTGAGAAAGATCGACAGCCACGATGTGAAGGTCGACTTCGTGTCCACGCTCGACGCGGCTCTCGATAAACTTGCAGACCGCAACTATGACATCATACTGATCGACAACATGCTGCCGCCGCATAACGATTTCCGGCAGACCGTGCCGCTCATCCGCAAGGCCCGCTATATCGGCCCGATTGGCATTATTTCGAGCGACATTTCGAGCAACTATTTTCAGTCCTTCGGGGAATTTGGCGCCGACTTCCGCATGTCAAAGCAGGAAGTGGATGCCCGCAGCCTGCGCTACATCTTCAACGAATTCACCCGCGACAACTCCCTGCCCTTCGATGAGGAAACCTAGAGCCGTGTTTGACGGTGTCGAACAAATTCGCCGCCGCGCGAACGACCTATGCAACCGAATCGCTCCTCTTTTTTCGACCATTGAGCATCCGCAAGATCGCAGTCGAGGTCGGCTTCTCGAATGCAACTGTTCAAAAGGCACTCGCTGCGGCGCAGGCGGGCCAATAGGCCCGTCAGTGTCCGTGGGGCTATCTGGTTGTTTCAGTGCAGTTCAGATTATCTGGGGTCGTAAACAGGCAAGGGTTAGACAATGGCAATTTCGATTTGGATACCTCTTCTCGTAGCGGCCGCTTCATTTGCCGCCAGTCTGATACTGCCCTCTATTGGGTTATCTGTCCTTCCGGGCTGGACAGTGCCCTGTCTTTTCCTCGTTGCCGCTGCAAGCATCCTGTGGGCAATCTTACTCGCCTATCGCCACCGGAACACCGCAACCCGCGTGGCAGGCAAGGGTGGTGTTGCAGAAGCGTCAGGCACGGATAGTCAAGCGTATGGTGGACGCGGCGGCAACGCCCTGAGTCAGGGCATTGGCGGTGACGGTGGTGATGCAAAAGTCAAAGGCAACCGGTCAACAGCCCGGGGTGGTGATGGGGGCTCTACCTAAGCTCTGCACTTGTGGTGCTTTTTGATGCCTCTGGTTCCGCGCAATGTTTCAGCAGCAGTCTTGCCAGTTCGATAGCAAAATCGGTAGTGACGGTGACGGCATGCGTATAGACAGGGGTGCGTGTTCCATCGGCTCTATACGGACCACCGTTTCCAAAGGCTATTCGCAGAAGGCCATGTTCCTCTTTGCTGAACACAAATACCGACGAAGCAAATTCGCTCATTCCTGGTCTGAATGCAGCGTTCCACTGTTCCAATTTCACTCCGTATAGACTTTCTTCGACTTCGCTCACAGAACAATCCTCCCACTGATTTGGAGACTGGAACAATGGCGAAAGGGGGCAAAGGTGGCAATGCTCTGGTTGAGGGAGATGACAGTACTGCGGAAGGTGGGCGAGGCGGTGAAGCAGTCCGCGGTGATGGTGGACCGGGGGGCAACGCCACCGTTCGCGGCAATCGAAGTGCGGGCAAAGGCGGCAAGGGCGGGCGCGGCGGGGTTGGACCAGGTGGTCCCGGTGGCCATGTAGACGTCCATACTGATGATACCTGCAT
It includes:
- a CDS encoding Predicted arabinose efflux permease, MFS family; the protein is MNTEWLVGNPSPTNMWTALWIGSIGLLVLGLQPILLGALLSEGQVNFDQLALAATVEILAIGIGSVLSAFLLGSGSVRVKAAILLVLAAACNHATALTAGPTAIIITRGLAGLAEGGLVAFAVELIARSRHPGRIGGYFVSLQTLAQACIAAAMALWIVARWGAAGGFEAMAVVALVSLVAVRLLPECYGPLPKPADQASSGLWRLAPLTALLAIFSFYMFLGALWAFLEPLGAEAGISADVVGLMVSVSLLAQILGAMMSTAIEARLAFRPVLAVASLLALVIAMGISLHPPALVFWTMAMLIGFIWLFVVPFQIRLAVDADSSRGAALVVPAAQLFGAALGPAGASAFVETGSSVGVAYFAAASAAASALFVMLNAFVRRQGG
- a CDS encoding transcriptional regulator, TetR family (manually curated), with the protein product MKRATRTLRRQPRQDRSRERVDHILQAAQKMIGDKGLAAVSMVDIASASSMPLASVYHYFPNRTAVMAELYRRFSDRFQMRIEDILASVRSAEDIFHATDAIVDRYFEILKNEPAIQDLLNAVQADKDMLNLDIAQTRVQAAAFSKAARHLVADRHRENFERSVYLLFQLAGGAVRLALFQGGVEGERIVADFKRLIRGQLAEFDLK
- a CDS encoding DNA-binding transcriptional regulator, CsgD family is translated as MSLELSEDNIEAELNRAINRTDFFRVFRMLADRYGFLSFAAFELTGMKIDSRLDRACLLADFPRGRSSLAAISPEDSQALLGQLAALRRPAILDEPPAALKPYITGRRILMLPMTAHTGERLVLVLADDLEMRSEADVAGAIFDFLKALQKLAVAEGLDADTPRFRKRELEVVEWTAEGKTSTEIALIMGLSEYTVNEYIGAAMRKLDAVNRIHLVTKAIRVGIIS
- a CDS encoding Response regulator receiver domain-containing protein, with amino-acid sequence MANGVDGQQKSIDVLLIDDDQTEFEIIQYKLRKIDSHDVKVDFVSTLDAALDKLADRNYDIILIDNMLPPHNDFRQTVPLIRKARYIGPIGIISSDISSNYFQSFGEFGADFRMSKQEVDARSLRYIFNEFTRDNSLPFDEET